The nucleotide window TATATTTTTCTCTTTTTTCATCTTTATACTGTAGTTTTTATCATTTTTTTCTGCTTCATTTAAAATAGAACAGATAAAGTGTCTAGCTGTTGCTGCTCCTCTACTAAAACCAAATACATCAAGATATAGTTCATTTATATATCCAAGGGATGAAGCTCTTAATTGCTCTGATATTTTTATACAAGCATATATAATATGAGCTTCAATACCTGTTTTATCTTTTGTTAGATATTTTTCCCCTCCAAATCCTGAACCAAAAAGACCAGAATCCTCTTCATAATCTTCTTGTATAAAAGGGTTATTTGTTCCTGCTCCACTTTCATATAGTTTAAACCTACTTGTTGGAAGTATTGTTTTATCCCTTTTTACATCTGCACCATCATAAAGATTATATAGTCTACTGATATTTGATTCTCCATTTGTGAAACTACTATCTTCATCATCATCTGCTAAGATATTTTCTCTTATATATCTTTCTCTGTTTTCTTCTTCACTTGTATTTAACTCTTTTTTTACAGCAAGAAAATACTCAAATACTTTTTTTGCATGTTTTGCTTTTGTACTTTTTAATAACTCTTTTTCTTCTGTTTCAAGATTTGAATTTTTATCGAAATATCTTATCTCTTTTGGAGCTTTGTCTATTTGAGATAGAAGTAAAATTAGAACTTGGTCATTTAGTTCTGGATTTGGTTCTGATAGTATGTATTCTTGTATAGTTAAAATTTCTTCAATTGTTTTTTTATCAAAATCCCTACCTCTATTTATCTCAATAAACTCAGCAGGTTCTTTTAAAAACTCTGTATAGTTTTTATAAAAGTTTATATTATAAATATTATTTTGAGTTCCATCAAAAAACACTCCATACTCTACTATAAGTTCAGGCATATACGAAGCTGTGATATTCTCTTCATAAAGAGTTACTTCCAACTCTTTTATAGGTGTGTCTTTTTTTATATTATATACATAAGGAATAGATACTATTATATAAGCTTGCTCTTTTTCTAGGTATGTTATTTGTTCTTTATCTATTATTTCTTGACAACTATCTTGGCTAAAAGATAAAGTTCCTATACTTTTTCTATCTGTTTTTTCTTTTAGACTATCTTCTAGTTTATGATTATAGGCATGGGTATAATCTTTTGATTTTAGTATTGTTCCATAAGAGCTTGTATTACCTAAGTTTAATGAAGTTAGTTTTACTATTTTTTTATCAATATCTATACTATTTACAGCTTGTAGCTTATCTTCTATTAGGTTTTCGCTCTCTTTTTCTATGGCTTTTATTAAGTGATCTTTATATTTATCTTTTACAGTTTCTAAGATTTTTTCTTTATCTTTTTCATCACTATTTAATCTTTCACTCTCTTTGTCACTTATTATAATATAAGCAGTTCTAGTTCTAAGATTTGCACTATAGCCATGTATTTCTTCTCCTGTTTCTTTTACAGAATATCTATATAGATGAATCCCTTCATCTTGTTTGAAAAAAACTTGTCCTATAGTTATATCATTACTGCTCATATTTTACTCCTAGCTTTTTTAAATGGTATTTTGCATTTTCATGTCCCATTTTTGCCGCTTTTTTATACCATTTTATTGCATTTTCTTTATCTTTTAAATCCTTATCATATGTGTAACCTATATTATAAGTTGAACTTACATATCCTAGGTCACTAGCTTTTTTATACCATTCAATTGCCTTATCATAATCTTTTAATGATACGGCATAAATATTACCAACACTAGCAAGGCAAGAGATACAATTTAACTCTTCATAACCTTTGTTAAACCAATATATAGCTTTTTTATAATCTTTTAAAACTTCCCAATATATAAAGCCCAGTCTATTAACAGACTCTTCACTTTTTAGCTCAAACCCTTTTTTATACCAATCTATAGCTTTTTTATAATCTTTTAAATCTTCATATACTGTTCCTATACCACCAGCACAAGTTGCATTGCCTAGGTTTAAACATTTTTGAAAATATTCTTCTGCTTTTTTTAAATCTTTTATCTCTTTATTTTTTCTATATAAAATGCCTAGATTATAAAAGCCTCCAGATTCTCCTAAATTTCCAACTTTTATAAAAGTATCTATAGCCTTTTTTAACTTCTCTTGTTTTAAATATATTGTTCCCATAGCCAATAAAGAATAAGTATCTCCGCTATTAAAAGATTTTTCGTACCACGTTAAAGCTTTTTTGTATTGAAGTTTATTATCATAAATTACACCTAGGTTATGTGATGCTTTTACTTCACCATTGTTTGCAGCTATTGTGTAGTATCCTATTGCTTTATCTTTTTTATTTAAAAAGTTTGAATATAAACTTCCTAGTTGAGTATAGGATTCTATATTCCCTTTATCTTTACCTTGATTAAAATAATCTTTTGCGTTTTTATAATCTTTACTTCTCATATAATACAATCCAACACAGTTGTAACCTTGTATCTCTTTATCTTTTATTAGTTGTTTATATTCTTCTAAATCTTTGTTTGTGTATGTTTTTTTATTACATTGTTTTATATCGTAGGTACTTTTTTTTAGTTTTACTTTTTCATTTGTGCAAGAAGTTAATAGAATTAGAACTAGTGTGAAAAAGATAGATTTTACAATTAAATGCATTTATGTCC belongs to Arcobacter sp. F2176 and includes:
- a CDS encoding phospholipase effector Tle1 domain-containing protein; amino-acid sequence: MSSNDITIGQVFFKQDEGIHLYRYSVKETGEEIHGYSANLRTRTAYIIISDKESERLNSDEKDKEKILETVKDKYKDHLIKAIEKESENLIEDKLQAVNSIDIDKKIVKLTSLNLGNTSSYGTILKSKDYTHAYNHKLEDSLKEKTDRKSIGTLSFSQDSCQEIIDKEQITYLEKEQAYIIVSIPYVYNIKKDTPIKELEVTLYEENITASYMPELIVEYGVFFDGTQNNIYNINFYKNYTEFLKEPAEFIEINRGRDFDKKTIEEILTIQEYILSEPNPELNDQVLILLLSQIDKAPKEIRYFDKNSNLETEEKELLKSTKAKHAKKVFEYFLAVKKELNTSEEENRERYIRENILADDDEDSSFTNGESNISRLYNLYDGADVKRDKTILPTSRFKLYESGAGTNNPFIQEDYEEDSGLFGSGFGGEKYLTKDKTGIEAHIIYACIKISEQLRASSLGYINELYLDVFGFSRGAATARHFICSILNEAEKNDKNYSIKMKKEKNIFTPFFGDTGIVSIDRKRYYNPLNTEKRYYGGGRSRIKNPYYGKKKITIESINFRFAGLYDTVPHFGLEQSNDFQSLNLNFFKDKNEEKIGQVVHLMAKDEFRYNFDAYSIFQDINKDIQKTDGLTLSGGKKFEEYFLPGAHSDVGGGYNNSSETTLLTKKYVKDYTEIPEYIRDSIIAWNNKYNWLNKNKIEKVKSKKEIKDDFEDGFYYCILPEVIPSYFGTAIPKPMLYLYMHKKVVLNNYEYITLKIMYERAIYKDMTQGKELGKKEKLEMVPFASLSSYSFKDDEILNKVYKALEKKGEFISGDSLYKKLKDDYIHHSSKCADFINKASFEDKEFGDFYGKRVIYTALGDKFTLSE
- a CDS encoding SEL1-like repeat protein, coding for MHLIVKSIFFTLVLILLTSCTNEKVKLKKSTYDIKQCNKKTYTNKDLEEYKQLIKDKEIQGYNCVGLYYMRSKDYKNAKDYFNQGKDKGNIESYTQLGSLYSNFLNKKDKAIGYYTIAANNGEVKASHNLGVIYDNKLQYKKALTWYEKSFNSGDTYSLLAMGTIYLKQEKLKKAIDTFIKVGNLGESGGFYNLGILYRKNKEIKDLKKAEEYFQKCLNLGNATCAGGIGTVYEDLKDYKKAIDWYKKGFELKSEESVNRLGFIYWEVLKDYKKAIYWFNKGYEELNCISCLASVGNIYAVSLKDYDKAIEWYKKASDLGYVSSTYNIGYTYDKDLKDKENAIKWYKKAAKMGHENAKYHLKKLGVKYEQ